The nucleotide sequence GCGCAACCGAATTGACGCTGGAAGCTCCTTTAAACCAGATGGACGATATTTTGAAAAGCCTGATCGTCTACGACGATCTCGGCGCCGTCAATACGATTACTTTGCCCGGCAAAGAATCGCTCGATCAGATTTTCCGCGACCTGCCGTTCAATGCCGCCGCCTTGGCTTCACCGGTCGACTTGTTGAATACCTTGCAGGGCGCGGAGGTGGAAATCAAAGGAGGCAGCGCATTGCAAGGACGTTTGCTCAAGGTGACGGCGGACACCGTACTCTTGCCTGACAAGCTCGGCAGCACCACCCGCCACCGCATCACCGTCATGACTCCGCAGGGTTTGCGGCAAGCGGTTTTGGAAGACATCGAGGCCTTGCGTTTTACCGACCCTGTCTTGCAGGAGCAAATGCAAAAAGCGCTCACCGCAGTCAGCGAACACCGCGCGCAAAACAGCCGTACCCTGCGCGTGCAAGTCAAAAGCGCTGGCAAGCGCACTGTGCGGGCCGGTTACGTGGTGGAAGCGCCGCTGTGGAAAACCAGCTATCGACTGAATCTGGACGCTAGCCTACAGCCCAATACCCCAGTACAAAGTCGCCTACAGGGTTGGGCGCTGCTGGAAAACATGAGCGGGCAGGATTGGGAAGGGGTGGAACTGACGCTGGCCTCCGGCAATCCCGTCACTTTCCGTCAAGCGCTTTATCAAGCGTATTTCGTCAAACGCCCGGAAGTGCCGGTCGAAGTGCTGGGACGGGTGTTGCCACGGCTGGATACCGGCACGGTGGCAATGGAGCTGGCGAAGCCTTTGCAAGCCGCTCCTCCCGCTCCGGCCATGTCTCCACAGGCGTCGCAGGATTCAGAGGGGCGCCTCGGCGCGTCCGAAAATCAGTTACGTCGATCATTCAGCAAGCAGATGTATGGCGGCGTCCAGGAGAGCGCGAGCGATGCGGTTCACCAAGAAACCGCCACCGGTACGGAAGGCGTCGAGCAAGTCCTGTTTACCCTGCCGACCCCGGTCAGCGTCAAGAACGGTTATGCCGTCTTGCTGCCCATCGCCGACCGCAACATCCCTACGTTGCGGGTCAGTCTGTTTCAACCTTCCACTCAAGCAAATTATCCGCTGGCCTCAGTCCAGTTGACCAACGACACCCCAACCAGCTTGCCGCCGGGCGTCATCACCATCTACGAGCAAATGAATTATCTGGGCGACGGCCGCTTATCCGCGCTGCCCGTCGGCGACCAACGGCTGGTCAGCTTCGCGCTCGACACCAAGATCAACGTCAATAAAACCGAGGACCAAACCAGCACTGTCAGCCAAGGCAAGCTCAGCGATGGCGTGTTCCATTCAACGACGCTGGAAAAGGCCACAACCACTTACCGGATCAAGAGCCTCCATGCCGACGACCGCTTGCTCTGGATCGAACAGCCTCAGCAAGAGGATTGGAAACTGGTCGCTCCCGATCCGAAGACGGTGCAACTGACGCCCGATGCTTACCGTGTCCCACAAGTGCTGAAGAAGAATGCTGAAACTCAGACGCAGGTCGTCTTGCAATACAACCTGGAAGAAGCGATAGCGCTGACCGATCTCAACGCCGAACAACTGCTGGCTTACGCGGCTGCTAGCGAGCTTGATGACGCTCTGAAACAGGTGTTTGTCAAGCTGGGAGAGTGGCGCGGTCAAATCGACGCCCTAAAGCGGGACATCGAGCAAGTGGAAGAACAGCGGCAGGCGCTGTTCAAGGACCAGGAGCGCTTGCGGGAAAATCTCAGCCGCGCACCGGCCAACAGCGATCTCGCCAAGCGTTATCTCAAAAAGCTCGACGCTCAGGAAAACGCCCTTGAAGCTCTAAATGCCAACACCCAGGAAAAACGCGCTGCTTTGGATAAGCTTCAACAGCAGTTCGGCCAATACCTTCGCGGGCTGTCGCTGTAAAGCGTCTGGCCGTGGGCGGCTCATCCGCTCCGGCGCGGTTCTTCAGCCAATATTGTGGCGAACGTCCTGCCCTTCGATGATATAGATCACATACTCGGCCAGATTTTGCGCCCGTTCGGCGACCCGCTTCAGGGCCTTCAGCGCGATCGCCATGTCGATGATCGTCGCCACCGCCAGTTCGCCATCGAGAACGCTGGCGCTCAGCGCGCGTAGGATAGCCTGAAATACATCATCCGCTTTATCGGTGCGAACCAGCGTCCAGGATTGCTCTACGTCCAGTCGAACCAAGCAATCGAGCGCCAGCTTGATCCGCTGGCTCGCTATTGCGGCCAATTGATCCACTTCTTCAGGCAGGCCGCCAGGCAGTCGAACGCCGCGCTCATGAATGCTCAGCGTTCTTTCGGCGATGGTTTTAGCCTCATCACCGATTCGCTCCAGGTCGTTGACCGCCTTGTTCAATGACATCACCAAGCGCAGATCAGTGCTCATCGGTTGCCGGCGGCTGAGCAAGCGCACGCAGCTTCGATCGATTTCCATGTCCCAGCGGTTTACCGCATGATCGCCGGCGATCACTTCTCGCGCCGCCTCGGCGTCGACCGTTCGAAAAACCTCACATGCGCGGCTGACCTGCCGTTCCACCGTCTGACCCATCTCCAACACCAAATTGACGATTTGCTGGATTTCCGCATCGAAGCGCTTGACGGTATGTTGGCTGTTGGCGAACGCCATGGGACGAAATTCCTCTTGTTAGGATTTATCCACTAGTGCCCGATGGCACAACGACCGGCACATTACTGATTTGCGTCATGGTGCCTTCGATCCAGTCTTCTACCTTCTGATTCAGCTCCTGAGCCGAATGGCCGGCACTCTCAATCAAAGGACCAAAGACCACCTGAACCGTTCCAGGATACTTGAGAAATCCCCGTCGGGGCCAAAATTCCCCGGCGTTCAGCGCCACCGGCAGCACTGGATATTGACTGTGAGTGGCGAGCACCGCGCCTCCCACCCCGTAACGCTTACGGACGCCGGGTGAGGTGCGGGTCCCTTCGGGGAAGATCAGAACCCACTGCCCTTGCCGCAGATGCTTTACGCCCTGCCGGATGACCTGTTTGACCGCTGAGGTGCCCGACTCGCGGTTAATCGCAATCGGGCGCAGCAACGCCAGCGCCCAACCGAAAAACGGCAACCACAGCAGCTCGCGCTTCAAAACCCATGCGAGGGGAGGCAGGTATTGATGAAAAAAAATCGTCTCCCACGTCGACTGATGCTTGGCCATCACGACGACCGGGCGGTTGGGAATATGTTCGGTACCGCTCAAACGATAAGCGATCCCACACGTCACGCGCAGCCACCAAATATTAAAGCGCGCCCAAAGCTGCGATATCCGATAGCGATAGAGGAAGGGAAGAAAAAAGCTCAATACGATGGCAAGGCCGACGATCCCGACCGAGATCAACATGCCCGCTGAAAATAGCAACGATCGCAAGAATAAGTTCACAACGGCGAAGGAAAAACGATGGGCTCGGACAGACATAACGGTTCGGCTCGGACCCTCAGCCACTACGGGCAATCAAGAAATCGGCCACGGCGGCCAGATCATCGAACACCTCAACATTGGCGCAAATCCCTAAATCCTGTTCGAGCGTTTTCGCGCCCTTACCAGTCCGCACCAGCAAAGGCCAAGCGTTGGCCGCGCGAGCCGCCCGAATATCCCGCGCGCTATCGCCCACCACCGGCACCGCCGTCAAACCGCATTTCAAACGCCGGCCGATCTCCAAAAACATACCTGGATTGGGCTTGCGAAAGGGGTTGGCTTCATCCACATCCGGGCAGAAAAAAACCGCATCGATCAAGCCACCCATCTCTTGTGCCATCCGATGCATTTTCCGGTGGATCAGGTTGAGGGTGTGCAGGTCGAACAACCCTCGGGCGAGCCCCGACTGATTGGTGGCCACCACGACCCGGTAACCGGCATGGCTGAGGCGAGCGATGGCTTCGAGACTGCCAGGGAGCGGTATCCACTCCTCAGGGGATTTGATAAAAGCGTCCGACTCTTCGTTGACGACGCCATCACGGTCCAAGATGATCAATTTCATTCTAACTATCGACTATCAGCGCCTGTATCTGGCATCAGCATACGAGCGTTTGTTTCACGTGAAACAGCATTTTTCGAACATCCCGCAGCGCATTCCCAAACAATGTTTCACGTGAAACAATCCATTGGCCCCTCATTCCTGGAGCCGTGAAAAATCCGCCACCCGCAGAAACAAGCTGCTGAGCTCGTTCAACAAAGCCAGGCGATTGTCGCGCAAGGCAGGATCCTCGGCCATGACCATCACCCTATCGAAGAAAACATCCACGGGTTCGCGCAAGCCCGCCAGCCGACGGAGCGCTTCCGCATAAAGCCCGCTTTCCATCAGCGGCACCACCTCGGAGGCCAATTCCGCCAACCGGCCGGCCAGCGCCTGTTCGGGCTCCTCGACCAGGCGCTCGGGTTGAATCGCAAACGGCAACACGGTTTCGACTTTTTTGAGGATGTTGCGGATCCGTTTGTTGGCGGCGGTCAGGCTGGCCGCCTCCGGCAGCGCTCGGAAGGCATCGACGGCGCGCACGCGGCGGTCGAAATCCAGCGGCCGGCTCGGCTGGCATTCCAGCACCGCCTCGACGGTATCGGCGCGCACCCCCTGATCCAGATAATAGCCGCGCAGCCGCTCCACTATGAATTCAAAAACGGTCTTGACCACCTGCTCGGCCCGAACGGCCGGTTCGAAACCGGCGGCGGCGCGCTCCAGCGTAGCCGCCAGATCGAGATCCAATTCGCCCTCGATCAGAATTCGTAAGACACCCAACGCGGCCCGTCGCAACGCGAAGGGGTCCTTGGCGCCGGAAGGCGGCTGGCCGATGGCGAAAATCCCCAGCAAGGTATCGATTCGGTCAGCCAGCGCCAGGGCGCGGCCGGTGGCGGAAACGGGCAACCGATCGCCGGCGAAGCGCGGTAAGTACTGTTCTTCCTGAGCTTGCGCGACTTCAGCGTCTTCCTGGTCGTGCAGGGCGTAATAGCGGCCCATGATCCCTTGGAGCTCTGGAAACTCCTGCACCATCTGGGTCAGTAGATCGCACTTGGCCAATCGCGCCGCCCGTTCCGCCCAATCCGGGTTACCGCGCCCGTGCTCGGCGATAAAGCGCGCCAGTACGGCCACCCGCCGGCTCTTATCGGCCACAGTCCCCAGCTTCTGCTGGAAAACGACCTGTTCGAGGGCGGCCTGCCGCGCCGCTAGCGGTTGTTTGCGATCCTGATTCCAGAAAAATTCGGCGTCGCTGAAGCGGGGCCGGATGACTCGTTCGTTCCCGGCCCGCACTTGCGCGGGATCACGGCTTTCCAGATTCGTCATGGTAATGAAGTGCGGCAACATCTGACCGTTCGCGTCCACCACCGGGAAATAGCGCTGATTATCCTGCATGGTGCTGATCAACGCTTCGGAAGGCACATCAAGAAAACGTTGCTCGAAGTTGCCGGCCAGCGCCACCGGCCACTCGACCAAGGCCGTCACTTCATCGAGCAATTCCGGTTTGATGACCGCCGTTCCATGCAACTGTGAGGCGACCGCTTCCGCTTGGGCGCGCACTTTATCGCGCCGCTCGGCGAAATCGGCGATCACCTTACCCTCAAGAGCGAGTTGTCGGGCATACTCGCTTGGAGCAGTCAGCAGGATCGGCTCCGGGCGGTGGAAGCGATGGCCGCGCGTCTCCCGACCGGTTTTGACTCCCATGATGCTGGCGGGAATGATGTCATCGCCAAAGAGCAATACCACCCAATGCACCGGCCGGACAAACTCCTCGTCGCGATCGCCCCAGCGCATCCGCTTCGGGATCGGCAACCCCGCGAGCGCGGCTTCGACCACGCCGGGAATCAAGTCAGCGGTCGCCGCGCCTGCTTCGGTACTGACGTGGATCAGCCAGGCTCCCTTAGCGGTTTCCAGCCGCTGTAATTCGGCGACGCTCACCCCGCAGGAGCGAGCAAAACCTTCCGCCGCATTCGTGGGCTTGCCGTCGGGGCCGAAGGCGGCGCTCAAGGCCGGCCCACGCCGTTCCAACTGGCGGTCGGGTTGCCGGACCGGCAGACGATCGATCAGGACCGCCAGACGACGTGCAGTAGCGAAACGTCGGATGGCGTCGTTCGGAAACCCCGCCTTGGCCAGACCCTCTCTGATGCCTTTTTCAAACGCTAGCGCCAGATCGAACAGCGCTTTTGGCGGCAGTTCCTCGGTGCCGATTTCAATGAGCAGATCGCGGAACTCAGGCATGGGCGACCTCTTGGCCCTGAGCGGCGGTCTGTCGGGCGCGCATCGGAAAACCGAGGGCGGCACGGGCATCGTAATAGGCTTGTGCCACCGCCCGCGCCAGGGTACGGACCCGCAGGATATAGCGCTGGCGCTCGGTGACAGAAATCGCCTTGCGGGCGTCTAGCAAGTTGAAGGTATGGGAGGCTTTCAAGGTCATCTCATAAGCCGGCAAGGGCAAGCCAAGCGCAATCAGCCGCGCGCTCTCGGCTTCGCAAGTATCGAACCAGCCAAACAGCGCGGCGGTATCAGCCTGCTCGAAATTGTAGGTGGACATTTCCACCTCGTTTTGGTGGAACACGTCGCCATAGGTCACCCGCCCCAACGGCCCGTCGGTCCAGAGCAGATCGAACACGCTTTCCACGCCTTGTAGGTACATGGCGATGCGTTCCAGGCCATAGGTGATCTCACCGGTGACCGGTTTGCAATCCAAGCCGCCGACCTGCTGGAAATAAGTGAATTGGGTGATCTCCATGCCGTTCAGCCACACTTCCCAGCCTAGCCCCCACGCGCCTAGGGTCGGAGATTCCCAATTGTCTTCGACGAAGCGAATATCGTGAATCAATGGGTCGAGGCCGAGTTGCTTGAGCGATCCCAGGTAAAGCTCCTGAAGCGCCAACGGCGAGGGTTTGATGACCACCTGATATTGATAATAGTGTTGTAAGCGGTTCGGATTTTCGCCGTAGCGGCCGTCGGTGGGGCGGCGGGAGGGTTGGACGTAGGCGGCGCTCCACGGTTCGGGGCCGATCGCGCGCAGGAAAGTGGCGGGATGAAAGGTCCCCGCGCCCACTTCCATATCGTAGGGTTGCAGCAGTACGCAGCCTTGAGCAGCCCAATAGTCTTGCAGGGCCAAAATCAGCCCCTGAAAAGTTGAAACATCGCGCACGAGCATCTCCGAAATCCGAAGGGGACGGTTGTGCCGCCTTCAGAGTGCAGTTCTTGGATCACTAGTTTCCAAGTATAGCCCGGCGACCGGGTTGGATTCATCCTAGGATCAAGGTTTCACGTGAAACCAAAAACGAAGGTTTCACGTGAAACATTCACCGACTAAACTTGCTTTGCGCAAAAGCGGGTAAAAAACGAGTATCCCTCCACTCGTGCTGAGGGCGGCCCATCCCACGGAGAGCAGACCGATGCGTTGTCCAGACTGCAAGCACAATCAGAAGTACCGAGATGGGACACGGTGTGGCACGTGTAATTATCGATTTGTCTTTCGAAAAAAAAATGACCGGATCAGCGATTTCACCTTCCGGCAGATCAGCCAACGCTTATCGGATGATGGCCACCAAGCATTTACAGTCACTCAACTCGCGCTAGCCATCTGTCGGCACTGGCGAAAACACTACCTGGGGCCCATCGGTTACAGCATCATCATCCTGCTGATTTCGGTGTTCGTCGGCTTGATGGCGCATCCCAAAGTGGGGCTAGGCGTGTTTCTGGCCTTGTCAGTGCTTGCCATGCTCTTGCACCGCTGGGGGAAAACCGGTCTTCCTTTCGGCGAGGCCCGCAAGCTGGTGGAGCGCTACCATCAAGCGCATCCCATCGCCGCCCTGGCGGACGGCCGCGCTTTTCAGCGAAACACTGAATCGGTCGACCTTGAAGATTTATCGTATGCACCGGAGCGGATTTTGGTGGTGGAACGCGACGATCTGGTCGATATGCTGATCCGCAACCGCTTCCATTTGAATCATAAAAGTGTTGTCGTCAGCCGCACGGGTTATCCAGAAAAAGTGTTCGCCGCGTGCCGGGAATTTCTGAAAAACCATCCCAACACGCCGGTACAGATCCTCCATGACGCCTCCCCGCCAGGATTCGCCCTGACCGCGCAACTGTCCACCGAGCCAAAATGGGACTTCGCACAGCGATCTCTGGTTGACCTAGGCATTTCCAGAACGTCGCTCCAAGGGGGTTCCTTGCTTCCCTGGCTACCTCCGCCCGCCGCCAAACGCGGCGCTTTCAGCGGCAACTCCACTAAAATGCTGAGCACCGGCCACCGAATGCCGATCGATTATGTCGGGCCAAAACCGTTGCTAAGTTTGCTGGGAACGGCGGTAGTCGGCGGTGCGTTGCTGCTGGCCGCACCGGATGCGTCGGTCGGAAGCGATATCAGCGTGGAAGCCGACTATGGTTGAAACCGTCGGAGAACGGTAACGCCATGTCGTGTCTGTTCGGCTATTGCGGCCCCCCAGCGGACGGCTTGTTGGAACGGATGGCGGCCTTACTGGCGCATCGCTGTCCCCTCGGGTGGGAACGCGCCAGCGGTAGCACCGCAACCGGCGAGACGGTGGCAATCGGCCACGGGATCGCCGCATGGAACCAGGAAACCCAACTGGCCCGACAGAGCGACGATCTACTCGGCTATGGCGGCGTCTTGTTCGCCACCGAGATTTTAGCGGGGCAGGGCAACACCGCCGACCAACTGTTAGCCGCTCTCCGCCAAAAGCCCGCCGCCGAAGCTTCACTGGAACGTTTGACCGGGGCTTTCGTACTGACCTTAAGCCGAGATGACACCGTTTATCTGGTGCGCGACCCGGCCGGCGTCAAGGTAGTGTATTGGACTGTGCGGCAGAACCGGTTGTTGTTCGCCAGCGAAATTAAAGCCCTGTTTGCCGATCCCACGGTACCCCGCCGGATGCGGGCCGGAGCGTTGCCGGAGTATTTGACCTTCAGTTTCGTGCCAGACGTCGGCACGATGTTCGAGGGGATCGAGGAGTTGCAACCCGGCTCCATCTTGCGCTTCTGCCGCGGCCGGGTAGAGATACGCCGCCATTTCCGCTTTGAAGAATTGGAAGCGGACCCTGGACGTCCCATCGCTGAATATCCGGCATTGGTGCGCACCGCTTTGGAGCACTCTGTCGCCGAGTGTTTGGCGGTCAGCGGAGCAAAACGCCCCGCCGTCTTTCTGTCTGGCGGAATCGACTCCAGCGCGGTGCTGGCCGTCGCCGCCCAACAGCAGCCACAGACGGCCTTTCCGACCTTATCGGCACACTTCGGGGCGGAATACGCGCGAGAAAACGACTTCGTGCAATTGATGGTGGATCGCTATGACACCGAGCACCGTTGGCTGGAAATTCGTCCCGCCAGCTTTCTCGAACACCTGCGAGAGATCATCTGGCGATTGGACGATCCCATCGGCGATCCGGTGACGATGCCCAACTATCTGCTGGCGCGGACGGCGGCTCAAGTCGCCGATGTCGTCTTGAACGGAGAGGGTGGCGATCCGTGTTTCGGCGGCCCCAAAAATCTGCCGATGCTGCTGGCCCGCCTGTACGGGCCTTTGCCGGGCGAACCGCCTAACGGCTGGCTGGAACGCAACTACCTGCGGGCTTTTCAACGTTGTTATCAGGATCTCGATGCTTTGCTGGACCCCGCGCTACGCCGGGAAGCGGGTGGCGACGCCGCCTTGATCGGTCTGTTGGAACCTTTTTTCCAGACCTCGCAACCACGAGATTTCATCAACAAACTCATGGCCATGAACATCCGGCTCAAGGGCGCCAATCTGATTCTGGTGAAAGTGGAGAAAATGACGGCGGCCAATGGCGTGTTGGCGCTGCCGCCGCTGTTTTCCCGGCGCATCATCGAAACCAGCATGATGTGCCCGCCCAACACCAAACTGGAAGGGGCGGTGGAAAAAAGCGTTCTCAAAAAAGCAACGCGGGACATCGTGCCGCAACCGATCATCGACCGGCCCAAATCAGGCATGATGGTGCCGGTACGGTTCTGGTTCCAGGGCGAGTTGCGCCGCTACGGCGAGCAGTTGCTCTCGCGCAAGAACCTTCAGCACTGCGGTTTTTTCAATCCCGATTATGTCAAACGTCTGCTGAATTACCAGATGGAAGGCGTTCCCGGCCTGCGACACGGCTTGAAGCTATGGATGCTGATGACCTTCCTGCTCTGGTACGAGCAGATGGTCGAAGCGCCATCGCCTTCCGGGCCGGTTCCCCCATTGCGCGAGAGCCGCTAACTAACGGGGAATCAGCGTGCGATTGATCATCGGATGATCGTCGTCGCGCGGCCCAAAATCGCTGTCGGGATGCCAAGCGATCACGTCGAGCGCTTCATCTTCAGTATAAAAAGAATGCAGGCAACCGGTCGGGATATACCAACCCATGCTTGGCTGTAAGGGATAAACGCCGCCTGGCGTGCGGCATTCGCCGGACCCGCGCAAAATGACCCCGATCCGCACCGAAGGGTGCGTGTGAGGGGTCTGATCGGTATGCGGCGGAATATGCAGATGGTTCAAACAGGGATCACCCAGACGGGGAGGGCAAATCAGCAGCGTATCGCTACAGCCGTCGATATAACGCAGACGGCCCGCCGTTTCCAGCGGGCCGCCGATTTGCCGCAAACCCCGATAGCCAGGCAGGGCGATGAACAAGCCGCCGCCACCGCTGATTTCTCCCCCGTCGGGGACTACAAAAAACATCCCCGCGCGCAAGGCAAAAGGGCCGGTTTCGGCGTCGGATAGTCGGGCTTGGCCGCTCGTGATCATGCCGTAAACGGTCATTCCGGCCGGCAAGCGCAACGGCTCTTCCGCCCAACCCCCGATCTGGATGCTACCCAAGTCCAGCAGCAAACCTGATCCGATGGCGAGCGGGACGAAACCCGAACCGGACGCGCGGTCAGCCATGGCCTCAGGACAAACGCGCCAGCCGCTGGTGCAACGGGCTGGAGCGCGGGAAGTGCGCGCGTAAAAAATCCATCTGATCGGCCAGCACCCGCTTGCCTTGCAGATAGACGTACTCCGCGTGATTGGGCGTAAACGGAATCGCCAGCAACTGCATACCGGACTGCTCTGGAGTTTTACCGCCCTTGTGGTGATTGCAGGGCTTACAGGCGGTGACCACGTTGTTCCAGTGATCGACGCCACCCTGAACGATGGGTCGGACGTGATCGCGCGACAGATCTCGCACATGGAAGGTCTCACCGCAATACAGGCAGGTATTGCAGTCACGCCGGAACAGCGATGCGTTCGACAGCGGCGGCGCGTAATCCTCGCGGGCGCGCAACCGGGCGTAGGCGCCGCCCTGGGTGGCGATGATGGAGTTCACGACAATCAGGCTTTGTTGGCCGCTGCGCGCATTGATGCCACCGCGCACCGTATACAGGGCCATCCCGCAGGTATAGGCGACCTGTTCGGCGTGATACAAGCGCACCGCCTGCTGATAATCAACCCACTCCAGTGGCATTCCGGTGACATCCGTATGCAAGACTTGTTGCTCCAATCCGTACATATTTCACCTATGCTCGTTCCTTATTATTCTTACCCCATTCTCGGCAAAAACCGTGAAACCATCCTGAACGACGCGAGGCCGCGCTACCTTCTTCAGCCTACGAACCTCCAGACAAATCTGGCTTATTTCTTCGCCACCTTTAAGCAGCTTCAAGTCTAAGCTACTATTCTAACAGTATCGTGCGTTCTTCGCCGCCGGCGCGCGTGCCCGACCACACAAACCCAGCGTCTCCACGAGGCTCTAAACAAGCCTTTTTTCGTACCTGCTTCCGGGCTAGGCGGAAGCCCGGCAGATATAACAAAATCAGGAGGACAACCTCATGCCTGTTCGTATGGCCGTCCCGAAAGAAATGATTTCGGGCGAACGCCGGGTCGCCTTGGATCCGACCATGGCCGATCGCTTCAGCAAGCTCGGCGCGGAAATTCTGCTGGAGAAAGGCGCGGGACTCAGCGCTTTTTTCCCTGACGAAGCCTACAAGAGCAGCCGGCTGGTGGACAATGCCACCGCTCTTTATGCCGAAGCGGATGTGGTCTTCAAAGTGCAGCCGCCTACCCTGGAGGAGGTGGAACAACTGAGGGATGGCTCGACGCTGCTGGCCGTGTTGCAGCCGCACCGCAACCTGGAAATGGTCAAGCGGTTACGCGACAAGAAGATTACCAGCTTCGCCATGGAGTTGATCCCGCGCATTTCCCGCGCTCAGTCGATGGACGTGCTGTCTTCACAGGCGGCGGTGTCCGGCTATAAGGTAGCGCTGTTGGCCGCCAATCTGGCCAGCGGCTTCTTCCCGATGTTGACCACGGCCGCCGGCACCATCCGGCCCTCCAAGGTGGTGATCATCGGCGCGGGCGTCGCGGGCCTCCAGGCCATCGCCACCTGCCGCCGTTTGGGCGCGATGGTGGAAGCTTACGATGTCCGTCCCGCCGCCCGTCAAGAAATCGAATCGCTCGGCGCCAAGATGATCGACACCGGGGTCAGCGCCGCCGGTGAAGGCGGTTACGCCCGCGAACTGACGGCCGAGGAAAAGAAGCAACAGGCCGACGTGCTGGCCAAGCACATCGCCGCCGCCAACGCGGTCATCACCACCGCCGCCATCCCCGGCCGCGAAGCCCCCAAGATCGTCACCACCGCCATGGTCGAAGGCATGAAGCGCGGCGCGGTCGTGGTGGACATGGCGGCTGAGTCGGGCGGCAACTGCGAGCTGACCAAACCGGGCGAGACCTACGAGCACAACGGCGTCAT is from Candidatus Competibacteraceae bacterium and encodes:
- a CDS encoding NAD(P) transhydrogenase subunit alpha; translation: MPVRMAVPKEMISGERRVALDPTMADRFSKLGAEILLEKGAGLSAFFPDEAYKSSRLVDNATALYAEADVVFKVQPPTLEEVEQLRDGSTLLAVLQPHRNLEMVKRLRDKKITSFAMELIPRISRAQSMDVLSSQAAVSGYKVALLAANLASGFFPMLTTAAGTIRPSKVVIIGAGVAGLQAIATCRRLGAMVEAYDVRPAARQEIESLGAKMIDTGVSAAGEGGYARELTAEEKKQQADVLAKHIAAANAVITTAAIPGREAPKIVTTAMVEGMKRGAVVVDMAAESGGNCELTKPGETYEHNGVIIAGPLNIPSSFPVPASEMYAKNLFNFLSPMIKDGNMNLDWDDEVIAKSALTRDGKIVHEPTSKLV